One window of the Thermoleophilia bacterium genome contains the following:
- a CDS encoding PD40 domain-containing protein, which produces MAGPASALTPPPPPSGIAFSFGGKILRIGSDGSDRRELTKTGPFANGDSQGRVGDAAPQLSPDGSHLLVTRTTPRKDYGVNRSIVLAGADGTEPAPILRGTKKVSFSSPAWMPDGQSVAVAREVDRRRGYARSVVIAGLDGKSLKTVFKLPLHRTGENFKLDEATYREPIDIGVSPDGSKLLVTVSNGYFYDKKYLVLVDLETGKQRTVGKNTRSGSFSPGGERFVYVSSAGNKGETCTETDETSCVIQGDLYTQDTDGGDKQRVTRSRAAEENPDWSPDGLRIAFDANYNLPKSGAAAEIYAIAPDGSCLSWLTNGSPASVEPDWSPDAGRSDLACGIDPREPVLAGDWTSLGAKDAAKSVWGGPVSGDRLVSQAILTGPFRFAMYDDCAVFDAKACAPAPKYDIGGISTCFAGLYLGLVVGEAKRSAFGHRKGVAFLRESGGRSKVKRITVFTGDTMVSISGDRRTTFAQLEAQIDTLRPADTAGPPKKLPALYLPKGMPNVVDLVARLVRRTGIKRAAERLDAKPNEIRPLLTFSRRMEMLGPIKTEACSKEEADPFGDI; this is translated from the coding sequence GTGGCCGGCCCGGCAAGCGCTCTCACTCCGCCGCCCCCTCCAAGTGGCATCGCCTTCAGTTTCGGCGGAAAGATCCTCCGGATCGGGTCTGATGGCTCGGACCGGCGGGAGCTCACCAAGACCGGACCTTTCGCGAACGGCGACTCCCAGGGTCGTGTCGGTGATGCGGCTCCACAGCTCTCGCCCGACGGCTCCCACCTGCTCGTCACCCGCACCACCCCGCGGAAGGACTACGGGGTCAACCGGTCGATCGTGCTCGCCGGCGCCGACGGCACCGAACCCGCCCCGATCCTCCGCGGTACCAAGAAGGTTTCGTTCTCCTCACCCGCATGGATGCCTGACGGTCAGTCGGTTGCGGTGGCGCGTGAAGTCGACCGGCGCCGTGGCTACGCCCGCTCGGTCGTGATCGCCGGGCTCGACGGCAAGTCGCTCAAGACCGTCTTCAAGCTGCCGCTCCACCGGACTGGCGAGAATTTCAAATTGGATGAAGCGACCTACCGCGAACCGATCGACATCGGCGTTTCACCCGACGGGAGCAAGCTGCTGGTCACCGTCAGCAATGGCTACTTCTACGACAAGAAGTATTTGGTCCTGGTCGACCTCGAAACGGGCAAGCAGCGCACCGTCGGCAAAAACACCCGGAGTGGCTCCTTCTCCCCGGGTGGAGAGCGCTTCGTCTACGTCTCTTCAGCCGGCAACAAGGGCGAGACCTGCACCGAGACCGATGAGACGAGCTGCGTCATCCAGGGCGACCTCTACACCCAGGACACCGACGGTGGCGATAAGCAGAGGGTGACTCGCAGTCGCGCGGCCGAGGAGAACCCGGACTGGTCCCCCGACGGGCTGCGCATCGCCTTCGACGCCAACTACAACCTGCCCAAGTCGGGTGCCGCGGCCGAAATCTACGCGATCGCCCCCGACGGCAGCTGTCTTTCCTGGCTGACCAACGGGAGTCCGGCTTCGGTCGAACCAGACTGGAGTCCGGACGCCGGCCGTTCGGACCTGGCCTGCGGGATCGATCCACGGGAGCCGGTGCTCGCAGGCGACTGGACGTCGCTCGGCGCGAAGGACGCCGCCAAGAGCGTGTGGGGAGGACCGGTGTCGGGCGACCGCCTCGTCTCCCAGGCCATCCTGACCGGGCCGTTCCGGTTTGCCATGTATGACGACTGCGCGGTCTTCGACGCGAAGGCCTGCGCACCGGCCCCCAAATACGACATCGGCGGCATCTCTACCTGCTTCGCCGGCCTATACCTCGGACTCGTCGTCGGGGAGGCGAAGCGGTCGGCCTTCGGTCACCGAAAGGGTGTCGCCTTCCTCCGTGAGAGCGGGGGACGGAGCAAGGTGAAGAGGATCACCGTCTTCACCGGCGACACGATGGTCTCGATTTCTGGCGACCGGCGGACGACCTTCGCGCAACTCGAAGCGCAGATCGACACCTTGCGCCCGGCGGACACCGCCGGACCGCCGAAGAAACTGCCTGCCCTCTACCTGCCGAAGGGCATGCCGAACGTGGTCGACCTGGTGGCCCGTCTGGTCCGCCGGACCGGCATCAAGCGGGCCGCCGAGAGGCTGGACGCGAAGCCGAATGAGATTCGGCCGTTGCTCACCTTCTCCCGGCGGATGGAGATGCTCGGTC